A region of Microscilla marina ATCC 23134 DNA encodes the following proteins:
- the porW gene encoding type IX secretion system periplasmic lipoprotein PorW/SprE, whose product MKYFKVIPLLAIAIVAILQACKPYHNITAHYNAYFLANERMQEIERKLFLKRIEDYNKILDVQPFIDTNTMKAHDQDIKYSLEKASIIYHKHDESNWMDNAYHVIAKARFYGRNFDQAIVGFKFVNTQSEDDDLRHKSLIFLIRTFLRTDQDRNALTVINYLKKQAMSKQNLRDFLIMRAHYYRTKLNYKRTGRYLVKAVDMMRHGERKGRIHFIIGQIYQRFEQYDKAYTHYRSVLRNNPPYELAFYARLKMTQVSNIKTDKDIRKARRYFRRLLRDVKNKEYHDKIYYELALFELRQDSTNRAVTMLKKSIDASAGNKVQKAYSYLKLGEVHYAPLEEYELAKKYYDSSMVSLPKNVENYKMIKRRARILGDFVKYLNSVRLEDSLQRMAKMDTLQLSAYLDKNLKVKIEKAYDEEQRLIQAAKDKAKRSNNTSTLKELQSNVWYFYNPQLVARGRVKFQQKWGTRVLEDNWRRSNKDPEPPDSLFIGGDKKPDKGKIVADRVKKAKEELYKIIPFTPEAIKASDKKLEDGFYELGKIYNLHLNENKKAIGSFEELLKRFSKTKYEAEVLYFLYLINKNLPNASRAAYYKQQVLKKYPNSVYKNMIINPNWLKEAKKHEKEVKEAYKKAYEAYQNLQYEKSQQLMDATLKKFPQNLIQDKFSFLKVLIISRTQNKEVREKALLKFIKDYPGSNLKKFANNLLKKSKAM is encoded by the coding sequence TTGAAGTATTTTAAAGTCATACCTCTGCTTGCAATCGCAATAGTGGCCATTTTACAAGCCTGTAAGCCTTACCATAACATTACAGCTCATTACAATGCTTATTTTCTTGCCAATGAGCGAATGCAAGAGATAGAAAGAAAGCTGTTTCTGAAGCGTATCGAAGATTACAATAAGATATTGGATGTGCAGCCTTTTATAGATACCAATACTATGAAGGCACACGATCAGGACATTAAGTACAGTCTAGAGAAAGCTTCTATTATATATCACAAACACGATGAAAGCAACTGGATGGATAATGCCTACCATGTGATTGCTAAAGCCAGGTTTTACGGACGTAACTTTGACCAGGCAATCGTAGGCTTTAAGTTTGTGAATACCCAAAGTGAAGACGATGACCTCCGGCATAAATCACTTATATTTCTTATTCGAACTTTTCTGCGCACTGATCAGGACAGAAACGCGTTGACGGTAATTAATTATTTGAAAAAACAGGCAATGAGTAAACAAAACCTGCGTGATTTTTTGATTATGCGGGCGCACTATTACCGAACAAAACTTAACTATAAAAGAACCGGGAGGTATTTGGTAAAAGCAGTAGATATGATGCGCCATGGAGAACGTAAAGGACGCATTCATTTTATCATAGGGCAAATATACCAAAGGTTTGAACAATACGATAAAGCGTATACTCATTACCGCTCTGTGCTTAGAAACAACCCTCCTTATGAGCTGGCTTTTTATGCCCGACTCAAAATGACCCAGGTATCTAACATAAAAACGGATAAAGACATACGTAAAGCCCGACGTTATTTCAGACGGCTACTACGTGATGTAAAGAACAAAGAGTATCATGATAAAATTTATTATGAACTGGCGCTTTTTGAACTGCGACAAGACAGCACCAACCGAGCAGTTACTATGCTCAAAAAATCTATTGATGCCAGTGCAGGTAACAAGGTACAAAAAGCCTACTCTTACCTTAAACTAGGTGAAGTGCACTATGCCCCACTAGAAGAGTATGAACTTGCCAAAAAATATTATGATAGCTCGATGGTGTCGCTGCCCAAAAATGTAGAAAACTATAAGATGATCAAGCGAAGGGCGCGTATCTTGGGCGACTTTGTAAAATACCTGAATAGTGTAAGGCTGGAAGATAGCCTGCAAAGAATGGCTAAAATGGACACCTTACAGTTATCAGCTTACCTGGATAAAAACTTGAAAGTTAAAATAGAAAAAGCATACGACGAGGAACAACGCCTTATACAAGCTGCCAAAGACAAAGCCAAACGAAGCAATAATACCAGCACTTTGAAAGAACTGCAAAGTAATGTATGGTATTTCTATAATCCTCAATTAGTGGCGCGAGGCAGGGTAAAGTTTCAACAGAAATGGGGCACAAGGGTACTTGAAGATAACTGGCGCCGGAGCAACAAAGATCCTGAGCCACCTGATTCTTTGTTTATAGGGGGAGACAAAAAGCCTGACAAAGGAAAAATTGTAGCAGACAGGGTAAAAAAGGCAAAAGAAGAACTCTATAAAATTATACCTTTTACTCCAGAAGCTATCAAGGCCTCTGACAAAAAACTGGAGGATGGTTTTTATGAGTTAGGTAAAATTTATAACCTCCATTTGAATGAAAACAAAAAGGCCATTGGGTCATTTGAAGAGTTGCTCAAAAGGTTTTCTAAGACAAAGTATGAGGCAGAGGTACTTTATTTTTTGTACCTCATTAACAAAAACTTGCCGAATGCTTCCAGGGCAGCCTATTATAAGCAGCAAGTGCTGAAAAAATACCCTAACTCGGTATACAAAAATATGATTATTAACCCTAATTGGTTAAAAGAGGCCAAGAAACACGAAAAAGAAGTAAAAGAGGCTTACAAAAAAGCTTATGAGGCTTATCAAAACCTCCAGTATGAAAAATCGCAACAACTCATGGATGCTACACTGAAAAAGTTTCCACAAAACCTCATTCAAGATAAGTTTTCGTTTCTGAAGGTGCTAATTATTAGTCGCACACAAAATAAAGAAGTAAGGGAAAAAGCCTTGTTAAAGTTTATTAAAGACTACCCGGGCAGCAACCTTAAAAAGTTTGCCAACAACTTGCTTAAAAAGTCTAAAGCAATGTAG
- a CDS encoding UbiA family prenyltransferase → MKAVKDTLYQYLKIPNRGLEWLIYHNLYIALGAMALAFTTYLLLDTPLTQINWALLLFIFCATIFTYNIDRVPFYFNHWFTITLQLVATIGIITCSFWLSWQLLLFVVHLGFIAVFYSIPKGLGWLSWLSLRRIPLLKIFLIAYGWAAVTVILPVITLHTDWQAPQVLYLFTERFLFIFIITLPFDIGDVKNDQNHRIITIPVWLGIKRARQIGYLLIVVYMATAIGHFQQIIFVIMAGVLMFSCGIFLRQVNAQTPRIYYKKYVDGAMFLYFVLFSFV, encoded by the coding sequence ATGAAGGCAGTAAAAGACACACTCTATCAATACTTAAAAATACCTAATCGGGGGCTTGAATGGCTCATTTACCACAACTTATACATAGCATTGGGGGCTATGGCGCTTGCTTTTACTACTTACCTTTTGCTTGACACACCTTTAACCCAAATCAACTGGGCACTACTTTTATTTATTTTTTGTGCTACCATATTCACTTACAACATAGATCGTGTTCCTTTCTATTTTAATCATTGGTTTACTATCACACTCCAGTTGGTTGCCACCATCGGAATAATTACATGTAGCTTTTGGCTTTCCTGGCAGTTGCTTTTATTCGTAGTACACTTGGGGTTTATTGCGGTTTTTTATTCTATCCCTAAAGGGTTAGGGTGGCTTTCGTGGCTTTCGTTGCGACGTATACCTTTGCTCAAAATATTTTTGATTGCCTATGGCTGGGCAGCAGTTACGGTAATCCTTCCTGTAATTACATTGCATACAGACTGGCAAGCTCCTCAGGTGTTATATTTGTTTACTGAAAGGTTTTTATTCATTTTTATTATTACGCTGCCTTTTGATATAGGTGATGTAAAAAATGACCAAAACCATCGTATTATTACTATTCCCGTATGGTTGGGCATCAAGCGTGCCCGTCAAATAGGCTACCTGCTCATTGTAGTTTATATGGCTACAGCAATAGGACATTTTCAACAGATTATTTTTGTAATAATGGCAGGTGTGCTGATGTTCAGTTGTGGGATATTTTTGAGACAAGTAAACGCACAGACTCCCCGAATTTACTACAAAAAATATGTGGATGGTGCTATGTTTTTATATTTTGTATTATTTAGCTTTGTGTAA
- a CDS encoding AtpZ/AtpI family protein, with product MTKNKNRSSNDYVRYSALAFEMFALILAAVLGGRWLDEYWGLENPIMTLILSLTSVIVAIFLLIRTLTSR from the coding sequence ATGACCAAAAACAAAAACAGGTCGTCTAACGATTACGTTCGTTATTCAGCACTTGCTTTTGAAATGTTTGCCTTAATTTTGGCGGCAGTTTTAGGAGGTAGGTGGTTAGATGAATACTGGGGGCTAGAAAACCCTATCATGACACTCATCTTATCACTTACTTCTGTAATTGTCGCTATTTTTCTTTTAATTCGAACCCTTACATCTCGTTAA
- the atpE gene encoding ATP synthase F0 subunit C — protein sequence MLAQLLSIISSIFMMDMGSGMAIMGAGIGAGLVALGAGVGIGRIGGGAVEGIARNPSASGDIQRNMIIAAALIEGVALFGVVICLLISFKG from the coding sequence ATGTTAGCTCAATTATTATCTATTATTTCATCTATCTTCATGATGGATATGGGATCTGGTATGGCAATTATGGGTGCTGGTATCGGAGCCGGACTTGTAGCGTTAGGCGCAGGTGTTGGTATCGGACGTATTGGTGGTGGTGCTGTTGAAGGTATCGCTCGCAACCCAAGTGCTTCTGGAGACATTCAACGTAACATGATTATTGCAGCTGCCTTGATTGAAGGTGTTGCTCTTTTTGGTGTTGTAATCTGTTTGTTGATTTCTTTCAAAGGATAA
- a CDS encoding hemin-degrading factor — protein sequence MESTPKNLKARWEELKQTQPHLRIRNAADSLKVSEAELLATRCGSDEVTRLLPAFKEILQEVESLGKVMALTRNNDVVHERKGVYANASLENPHVGLFVGEDIDLRIFFKSWDSAFAVTDTVRGKARYSLQFFAKDGEAIHKIYLTAKSNLDKYQALVTKYRHEDQSDLQAVHAWDETVEEHPDENIDVAAFQKGWINLEDTHDFFGLVRKHKLTRTQALRLAPAGNYAIKVNPQAFRKVVTLAAERNTPIMVFVGNKGMIQIHTGPVKKLLDHQDWFNIMDPDFNLHVKEPHLKDVWVVRKPTKDGVVTALECFDAQGNQIVQLFGKRKPGIPELTAWQEIIAEVEKETALQESVNA from the coding sequence ATGGAAAGCACTCCAAAAAATCTCAAAGCCCGTTGGGAAGAATTAAAACAAACTCAACCTCATTTACGCATTCGCAATGCCGCTGACTCTTTGAAAGTAAGCGAAGCCGAACTTTTGGCCACTCGTTGCGGAAGCGATGAAGTTACCCGATTGTTGCCTGCTTTTAAAGAAATACTACAAGAAGTTGAATCTTTGGGCAAAGTGATGGCCTTGACCCGCAACAATGATGTAGTACACGAGCGCAAAGGAGTATACGCGAACGCTTCGCTGGAAAACCCTCACGTGGGTTTGTTTGTAGGCGAAGACATAGACTTACGTATTTTTTTCAAGTCGTGGGATTCAGCTTTTGCCGTAACCGATACAGTCAGAGGCAAAGCCCGGTATAGTCTTCAGTTTTTTGCCAAGGATGGCGAGGCTATTCACAAAATATATCTTACTGCCAAGAGCAACCTGGATAAATATCAGGCATTGGTAACCAAATACCGTCACGAGGATCAATCTGACCTACAGGCTGTACATGCCTGGGACGAAACGGTAGAAGAACATCCAGACGAAAACATTGATGTGGCTGCTTTTCAAAAAGGATGGATTAATTTAGAAGATACCCACGATTTTTTTGGGTTGGTAAGAAAACATAAGCTTACCCGAACCCAAGCTTTAAGACTAGCTCCTGCCGGAAATTATGCCATCAAAGTAAACCCACAAGCTTTTCGCAAAGTAGTGACGCTGGCCGCTGAGCGTAATACGCCTATTATGGTATTTGTGGGTAACAAAGGAATGATTCAAATTCATACTGGCCCGGTAAAAAAACTCCTGGATCATCAGGACTGGTTCAATATAATGGACCCTGATTTTAACCTACACGTGAAAGAGCCTCACCTAAAAGATGTGTGGGTGGTGCGTAAGCCTACCAAAGATGGGGTAGTAACTGCCTTGGAGTGTTTTGACGCTCAAGGCAATCAAATTGTACAGTTATTTGGCAAACGAAAGCCAGGGATTCCTGAACTCACTGCGTGGCAAGAGATTATAGCCGAAGTAGAGAAAGAAACAGCCTTGCAGGAAAGTGTCAATGCATAA
- the atpF gene encoding F0F1 ATP synthase subunit B, translated as MNLVTPDIGLIFWQGITFLVVLFILSRYAWKPIMKALRDREDSIQNALDEAATARKEVDELKKSQANMEEAARIEKDRILKEAKLIADKNLEEATTKASKIIGDAEEAAKQAIDKERQAAIADIKSQISTLSVQVAETLLKRELSDSNKQENLMQELINDLKVN; from the coding sequence ATGAATTTAGTTACGCCCGACATTGGTCTGATATTCTGGCAAGGGATTACCTTCCTGGTAGTACTTTTCATTTTAAGCCGATATGCCTGGAAGCCTATTATGAAGGCTTTGAGAGATCGTGAAGATTCTATCCAAAATGCATTGGATGAAGCCGCGACTGCCCGCAAAGAGGTAGACGAGCTTAAAAAGTCTCAAGCCAATATGGAAGAGGCCGCCCGCATAGAAAAAGACAGAATACTTAAGGAAGCAAAACTAATTGCTGACAAAAACCTGGAAGAAGCAACTACCAAAGCATCTAAGATCATTGGTGATGCTGAAGAAGCAGCAAAGCAGGCTATTGATAAAGAAAGACAAGCTGCCATAGCTGATATCAAAAGTCAAATCAGTACACTTTCGGTACAAGTAGCTGAAACGTTACTAAAACGTGAATTGTCAGATAGTAATAAACAAGAAAACTTAATGCAGGAATTGATTAACGACCTAAAGGTTAACTAA
- a CDS encoding murein hydrolase activator EnvC family protein has product MKVKKTLSNWLTTRYKLIIRNEESLEEKKQIPYTYSIVIFIATLFSGLVFTLGFFTSQKFFSESTLTTDNGAEFVRSVKTLNQKIDSISSQVQGREFFIKNFRNVVGGKVKYFNNEDSAKSKIPVIRKVSDSINPDYIDPNDKLLREEFEGSSGNPLMGGQGIKSLKSLYLFAPLKGVISKKYNPRQQNYGVDIVSTHGSTVSSIADGTIIMTSWTSDKGYVVAIQHQSNLISVYTHCATLFQNKRVGSFLKAGEAVALLGKNSKNKPFLHFELWYKGTPVNPEAFVSF; this is encoded by the coding sequence TTGAAAGTAAAAAAAACATTGTCTAATTGGCTTACTACCCGATATAAGTTAATTATAAGAAACGAAGAAAGTTTAGAGGAGAAAAAACAAATCCCTTATACCTACTCCATTGTTATATTTATTGCTACGCTATTTTCCGGATTGGTCTTTACTTTAGGCTTTTTCACCTCTCAAAAATTTTTCAGTGAAAGTACCTTGACTACTGATAATGGGGCTGAGTTTGTGCGAAGTGTAAAAACTTTGAATCAAAAGATCGATTCAATATCAAGCCAGGTACAAGGACGGGAATTTTTTATCAAAAACTTTAGAAATGTGGTAGGAGGGAAGGTAAAGTACTTTAATAATGAAGACAGCGCCAAATCAAAAATACCTGTCATTCGCAAAGTTTCTGACTCAATCAATCCAGATTATATAGATCCTAACGATAAGTTATTGCGCGAAGAATTTGAGGGAAGTTCAGGAAACCCGCTCATGGGTGGGCAAGGAATCAAAAGCCTGAAGTCGCTCTATTTGTTTGCTCCCTTAAAAGGAGTAATCTCTAAAAAATATAATCCTCGTCAACAAAATTACGGGGTGGATATTGTGTCTACGCACGGCAGTACTGTGTCTTCTATTGCAGATGGCACAATTATTATGACTTCTTGGACAAGTGATAAAGGGTATGTTGTAGCAATACAACACCAATCTAATCTCATTTCGGTGTATACGCATTGTGCTACTTTGTTTCAGAACAAAAGAGTAGGAAGTTTTTTGAAAGCAGGAGAAGCAGTAGCTCTTTTAGGTAAAAATTCAAAAAATAAGCCGTTTTTGCATTTTGAATTATGGTACAAAGGTACGCCAGTTAACCCCGAAGCATTTGTTTCATTTTAA
- a CDS encoding penicillin-binding protein 1A encodes MGKKDRPFYRKGYWRLIMLIWIGFLATITGAVLYFTALENDFMGFFGPIPSLESLENPKTELASEIYSADGKLMGKYYRENRSPVEYEEISPYMINALIATEDIRYESHSGIDLKGLTRAIVRLGKDGGASTITQQLAKNLYRTRGAASKGKLHDYPLVGTIVSKTKEWVTAIKIERNYTKKEIITMYLNTVEFGSNAFGIQTAARTFFDKHPSQLNVPESAVLVGLLKAPTRYSPVSNPERSKARRNTVLEQMEKYKFITSSQASYFKSQSIKLKFGVEDHVGGIAPYFREEAKKFLKKWAKESGRDLYTDGLRIYTTIDSRMQAYAEKVVEKQMKTQQKIFYKHWENRNPWVDAYNVELPNFIEDLAKTTTQYRIFRKKYGKDTASINKAMNTPVKTRVFSWTGEKDTLLSPMDSLRYYKHFLHTGFMSMEPQSGHVKTWVGGINYKYFQYDHVKQGRRQPGSTFKPIVYASAIDLGYTPCHQFVDQPVVFNAGGGPWVARNATLSYTGVPLTLRRALGQSINSVTAGLTKAIGVRTIVEHARELGISSPLRSVPSLCLGSSEVSLFEMLGAYSTFANKGKHTVPIFISRIEDRNGNVVKEFIPKVTKVLDEETAYIMLHMLKAALEPGGTSTRLWSYGVATKNEIGGKTGTTQNNSDAWFIGVTKDLVSGAWVGGDNRSIRFRSIVYGQGAVLALPMWGEYMKKVYANKDLPYTRGSFERPDKVDIELNCAKMRQKRAQMLLDNE; translated from the coding sequence ATGGGTAAAAAAGACAGACCATTTTACAGAAAAGGATATTGGCGGCTGATTATGCTTATTTGGATCGGTTTTTTGGCAACTATTACCGGAGCCGTTCTTTATTTTACCGCACTAGAGAACGACTTTATGGGATTTTTTGGTCCTATACCAAGTCTGGAAAGCTTAGAAAACCCCAAAACAGAACTTGCCTCTGAAATTTATTCTGCAGATGGCAAACTGATGGGTAAATATTACCGGGAAAACCGAAGCCCGGTAGAATATGAAGAAATTTCTCCCTACATGATCAATGCCCTCATAGCTACCGAAGATATTCGTTATGAGAGTCACTCTGGCATTGACCTCAAAGGTTTGACCCGTGCCATTGTAAGGCTGGGTAAAGATGGAGGGGCAAGTACCATTACCCAACAACTTGCAAAAAACCTCTACCGTACCCGTGGAGCAGCCAGCAAAGGTAAACTTCACGACTACCCATTGGTGGGCACGATTGTATCAAAAACCAAAGAATGGGTCACTGCCATTAAAATTGAGCGGAATTATACAAAAAAAGAAATTATTACAATGTACCTCAACACGGTAGAGTTTGGTAGCAATGCTTTTGGTATTCAAACCGCTGCCCGTACTTTTTTTGACAAACACCCTAGCCAGTTAAATGTGCCTGAGTCGGCAGTGTTGGTAGGTTTGTTAAAGGCTCCCACCCGTTATAGTCCGGTATCTAATCCTGAGCGATCGAAAGCCCGCCGAAACACGGTGCTTGAGCAAATGGAGAAATATAAATTTATTACTTCATCACAAGCAAGTTATTTCAAATCTCAGTCTATCAAGCTTAAATTTGGGGTAGAGGACCACGTAGGTGGAATTGCTCCTTATTTTAGAGAAGAAGCCAAAAAGTTTCTGAAAAAATGGGCAAAAGAGTCAGGGCGTGACTTATATACAGATGGCTTACGCATTTATACTACTATAGACTCTCGTATGCAAGCCTACGCCGAGAAGGTAGTAGAAAAGCAAATGAAAACACAACAAAAAATCTTCTACAAACACTGGGAAAACAGGAATCCGTGGGTAGACGCTTACAATGTAGAATTACCCAACTTTATTGAAGATTTGGCGAAAACTACTACTCAATACCGTATTTTCAGAAAAAAATATGGAAAAGATACTGCCAGCATTAACAAGGCAATGAATACCCCTGTAAAAACTAGGGTATTTTCCTGGACTGGTGAAAAAGACACCTTATTGAGTCCAATGGACTCTTTACGCTACTACAAACACTTTTTGCATACTGGTTTCATGTCTATGGAACCACAAAGTGGTCATGTAAAAACCTGGGTAGGAGGTATCAATTACAAATATTTTCAGTATGATCACGTAAAACAAGGACGCAGACAACCTGGGTCTACATTTAAACCCATTGTGTACGCCTCTGCCATTGACCTGGGGTATACTCCTTGTCACCAATTTGTTGATCAGCCAGTAGTGTTTAATGCCGGAGGAGGCCCTTGGGTAGCCCGTAATGCTACTTTATCTTATACGGGTGTTCCCCTGACTTTGCGCCGGGCACTAGGGCAATCAATCAACTCAGTTACAGCCGGACTTACCAAAGCCATTGGGGTAAGAACGATAGTAGAACACGCCAGAGAGTTGGGTATATCATCTCCGTTACGCTCTGTACCCTCGTTGTGTTTAGGGTCAAGTGAGGTATCGCTATTTGAGATGTTGGGAGCTTACAGCACCTTTGCCAACAAAGGGAAACATACGGTACCTATATTTATATCGCGCATAGAAGACCGCAACGGAAATGTTGTCAAAGAGTTTATACCCAAGGTAACCAAGGTATTGGATGAAGAGACTGCTTATATTATGTTGCACATGCTCAAGGCTGCTTTGGAGCCCGGTGGTACATCTACCCGACTATGGAGCTATGGTGTAGCTACTAAAAATGAAATTGGTGGTAAAACAGGAACTACTCAAAATAACTCGGATGCCTGGTTTATTGGTGTAACCAAAGATCTTGTATCGGGTGCTTGGGTTGGTGGCGATAACCGTAGTATTCGTTTTAGGAGCATTGTATACGGACAGGGTGCAGTACTTGCTTTGCCCATGTGGGGTGAGTATATGAAAAAAGTATATGCCAACAAGGATTTGCCTTATACCCGTGGTTCGTTTGAACGCCCCGATAAAGTAGACATAGAGTTGAATTGTGCCAAGATGCGACAAAAACGAGCTCAGATGTTACTGGATAATGAATAA
- the atpB gene encoding F0F1 ATP synthase subunit A: MLKKTLLLVGLLCLFQFAQAKGGGDDKFEAKDFSELITHHIADSHGWEFFKGFTIPLPVILYTDKGLDIFMSSAIPHGDGKHEDIKKEGHKEGAKAHHGAITFEHGGNKYVYAHGHFALANGGHVMDFSITKNVASLFVSVALLFFVFFSVSKGYKKRAGKAPRGIQSFFEPIIIFVRDDIAKENIGPKYERFTPYLLTVFFFIWFNNMLGLLPGAANLTGNIAVTLVLSVITFVITTLSANKNYWAHIFTPPVPKLLYIILVPIEIIGMFTKPFSLMIRLFANITAGHIIMLSLFGLIFIFQSLAVGVVSTAFATFMNFLELLVAFIQAYVFTLLSASYFSTAVEEHHHDEAHAHAH; the protein is encoded by the coding sequence ATGCTTAAAAAAACGCTACTATTGGTTGGACTTCTTTGTCTTTTTCAATTTGCACAAGCCAAAGGAGGAGGAGATGACAAGTTTGAAGCAAAAGACTTCAGTGAACTCATCACTCACCACATTGCCGATTCGCATGGTTGGGAGTTTTTCAAAGGCTTTACCATCCCGTTGCCTGTAATCTTATACACCGACAAAGGTCTTGATATTTTCATGTCTTCTGCCATTCCTCACGGAGATGGAAAACATGAGGACATCAAAAAAGAAGGGCACAAAGAAGGAGCGAAAGCTCATCATGGAGCCATAACCTTTGAACATGGAGGCAACAAATATGTATATGCTCATGGACATTTTGCCTTGGCAAATGGAGGGCACGTAATGGATTTTTCTATTACCAAAAACGTAGCTTCTTTGTTTGTAAGTGTAGCCTTATTGTTTTTCGTGTTTTTTAGTGTTTCTAAAGGATATAAAAAACGAGCGGGTAAGGCTCCAAGAGGCATCCAATCATTTTTTGAGCCTATCATCATTTTTGTGAGAGATGATATAGCCAAAGAAAACATTGGACCTAAGTATGAAAGGTTTACTCCTTATCTTCTTACCGTATTTTTCTTTATCTGGTTTAACAACATGTTGGGGTTATTGCCTGGTGCAGCCAACCTTACCGGAAACATTGCCGTAACTTTGGTGCTTTCTGTAATTACTTTTGTAATTACAACGCTGAGTGCTAACAAAAACTACTGGGCACACATATTTACCCCTCCTGTACCCAAACTACTTTACATTATCTTGGTTCCTATTGAAATTATAGGAATGTTCACCAAGCCATTCTCTCTAATGATCCGATTGTTTGCTAACATTACAGCAGGTCACATTATTATGTTGAGTTTGTTTGGTTTGATCTTTATTTTCCAAAGTCTTGCTGTAGGAGTAGTAAGTACTGCTTTTGCAACCTTTATGAACTTTCTGGAGCTACTGGTAGCATTTATTCAAGCGTATGTGTTTACCTTGCTTTCTGCCTCTTATTTCTCAACAGCAGTAGAGGAGCATCATCATGATGAAGCACACGCACACGCTCACTAA
- a CDS encoding bactofilin family protein, protein MAVFGNNTSKETKKDITELSNAETRIGKGAVLDGNIETYGPVRLDGKIVGNIKSKSRVVLGETSGLQGSILAQNAEISGEVKGLVEIADLLTLKSTAVINGDIVCNKLIVEAGAVFNGSCKMGNMVKEIKINDSTKKPSHDQKQKQVV, encoded by the coding sequence ATGGCTGTATTTGGAAATAACACTAGCAAAGAAACCAAAAAAGATATCACAGAACTTAGCAATGCAGAAACCCGCATTGGTAAAGGAGCTGTTTTAGATGGTAATATCGAGACTTACGGACCAGTACGCTTAGACGGTAAGATTGTCGGTAATATTAAAAGTAAATCAAGAGTTGTACTTGGAGAAACTTCTGGTTTACAAGGAAGTATTTTAGCCCAAAATGCTGAGATTTCAGGTGAAGTAAAAGGCTTGGTTGAGATCGCAGACTTATTGACCCTTAAATCTACAGCAGTGATTAATGGTGATATTGTTTGTAACAAATTGATTGTTGAAGCAGGAGCTGTATTTAATGGAAGCTGCAAAATGGGCAACATGGTAAAAGAAATAAAAATAAACGATAGTACTAAGAAACCTTCTCATGACCAAAAACAAAAACAGGTCGTCTAA
- a CDS encoding heme ABC transporter ATP-binding protein, producing MLQLRQVDYRIKSQDILKNISFDTTKGELIAVVGANGAGKSTLMKLISQEYLPTQGKIAWKGTPFAKTTSKQMAYERAILTQNIHMSQDFPVEEVVLMGRYPHFKHQPGKYDWEVVQKVSEQTGIQPLAKRNYASLSGGEKQRVQLARALAQLHQQTAATTSKLLLLDEPLNNLDIRYQHRCLQLTKGFAHNGNIVLLVIHDLNLAALYADKILLLHQGKLEAYGTPKEVLTEQCLNKCYQFSVKVATHPYHHCPVVYFGDFDKLPYQSSIHQHQTII from the coding sequence ATGTTACAACTACGCCAGGTAGACTATCGCATCAAGTCGCAAGATATTCTTAAAAATATTTCTTTTGATACAACCAAAGGAGAACTAATTGCCGTGGTAGGTGCTAATGGGGCGGGTAAATCTACATTGATGAAGTTGATCAGTCAGGAATATTTGCCTACCCAAGGAAAAATTGCCTGGAAAGGAACACCCTTTGCCAAAACAACTAGTAAGCAAATGGCTTATGAACGGGCAATATTGACCCAAAATATTCATATGAGCCAAGATTTTCCCGTAGAAGAAGTAGTGCTCATGGGGCGTTATCCTCATTTTAAGCACCAACCTGGCAAGTACGATTGGGAAGTGGTTCAAAAAGTGAGCGAGCAAACGGGCATACAACCACTGGCAAAACGTAATTATGCGTCACTGTCGGGAGGTGAAAAGCAAAGGGTTCAACTGGCAAGAGCTTTGGCGCAGTTGCATCAACAGACAGCTGCCACCACCTCCAAACTACTGTTGTTGGATGAGCCTTTAAATAACTTAGACATTCGTTATCAACACCGTTGTTTACAACTCACTAAAGGTTTTGCCCACAACGGAAATATAGTATTGTTGGTGATTCATGACTTGAACCTGGCAGCATTGTATGCCGATAAAATTTTACTATTGCACCAAGGAAAGTTAGAAGCTTATGGAACACCAAAAGAAGTATTGACTGAACAATGTTTAAACAAATGTTATCAGTTTTCGGTGAAGGTGGCTACCCACCCATATCACCATTGTCCGGTAGTGTATTTTGGCGATTTCGACAAATTACCCTACCAGTCATCTATCCATCAACACCAGACCATTATATAA